A single genomic interval of Gammaproteobacteria bacterium harbors:
- a CDS encoding oxidative damage protection protein — translation MSRTVICRKYQREMEALERPPFPGPRGQKIFEEVSKQAWQEWIAHQTLLINERRLNMMDRTARAFLEEEMDKFLSNQDFAQAEGYVPPAK, via the coding sequence ATGAGTCGCACCGTGATCTGTCGCAAATACCAGCGCGAAATGGAAGCCCTCGAACGCCCGCCCTTTCCCGGCCCGCGCGGCCAGAAAATCTTCGAGGAAGTCTCGAAACAGGCCTGGCAGGAGTGGATCGCACACCAGACACTGCTGATCAACGAGCGCCGGCTCAACATGATGGATCGCACCGCGCGCGCCTTTCTCGAGGAAGAGATGGACAAGTTCCTGTCGAACCAGGACTTCGCGCAAGCCGAGGGCTATGTACCACCCGCCAAGTGA
- a CDS encoding AsmA family protein, whose amino-acid sequence MNASGKLDARGDGALRLKAKLGAVDLKALLQATHDFDQMEGRLDGSFDLAASGHTMEEWMAALHGPLRIKVREPVLNGLSVEELICKAAAQLNQESLSARFEPLTRFQSIDTGLDFAQGIGTLQNFQAAVPSMALRGEGKVDLPRGKFDIQLNTRVSDDLERLDPACRMTRTMLAVEWPITCKGSFGEDPKKWCGIDQDDVAKIAGQLATDKVRDKLKDKLGDFFKRSN is encoded by the coding sequence TTGAACGCTTCGGGCAAGCTCGATGCACGCGGTGACGGCGCGCTGCGACTCAAGGCCAAACTCGGCGCAGTCGATCTGAAGGCACTGCTGCAGGCCACCCATGATTTCGACCAGATGGAAGGCCGCCTCGACGGCTCGTTCGATCTCGCTGCCAGCGGCCATACCATGGAGGAGTGGATGGCCGCCTTGCATGGGCCGTTGCGGATCAAGGTCAGGGAGCCGGTACTGAACGGTTTGAGCGTCGAAGAGCTGATCTGCAAGGCCGCTGCGCAACTCAACCAGGAGTCGCTGAGCGCACGCTTCGAGCCGCTTACGCGCTTCCAGTCGATCGACACCGGGCTCGACTTTGCCCAGGGAATCGGCACGCTGCAGAATTTCCAGGCCGCCGTTCCCAGCATGGCTCTGCGGGGCGAAGGCAAGGTGGATCTGCCTCGCGGCAAGTTCGACATACAGCTCAATACCCGCGTAAGCGATGACCTGGAGCGCCTCGACCCCGCCTGCCGCATGACCCGCACGATGCTGGCGGTGGAGTGGCCGATCACCTGCAAGGGCTCGTTCGGCGAGGATCCGAAAAAGTGGTGCGGCATCGACCAGGACGATGTCGCGAAAATCGCCGGGCAGCTCGCCACCGACAAGGTCAGGGACAAGCTGAAGGACAAGCTCGGTGACTTCTTCAAGCGCAGCAACTGA
- a CDS encoding SDR family NAD(P)-dependent oxidoreductase, producing the protein MSHWKHKVAVITGAGSGIGLGLARYAAAQGMHVVAADIDARRLEFLKEALEAKQQSIITVATDVSNPDAIEDLAKLVFDRYGKVNLLFNNAGVLVDGKSWERSVEDWQWSINVNIMGVVNGIRSFVPRMLAQNEAGRVINTSSIGGLLGGGTFMGPYQGTKHCVTAISETLYSELALESAPITASVLCPYEVATDIWDSAARLRTKEQRDQLGSEEEQQFHNTVADNVAKSTTPDEFAAKVFAGIDADKFWLLPQPDFKPMFQLRVESILNESNPLSTSEIMSIMSRAAS; encoded by the coding sequence ATGAGTCACTGGAAACATAAAGTTGCCGTTATCACTGGCGCAGGTAGCGGTATCGGTTTGGGGCTCGCCCGTTATGCGGCCGCACAAGGGATGCACGTTGTAGCAGCAGATATCGATGCTCGAAGACTCGAATTTCTAAAAGAAGCGCTTGAAGCAAAGCAGCAATCGATCATTACGGTCGCCACTGATGTATCCAACCCGGACGCGATTGAGGATTTGGCAAAGCTCGTGTTTGATCGTTATGGCAAGGTCAACCTGCTATTCAATAATGCGGGCGTACTTGTCGATGGCAAAAGCTGGGAGCGCTCGGTCGAGGATTGGCAGTGGAGCATCAATGTAAACATCATGGGTGTGGTCAATGGCATTCGCAGCTTTGTCCCCCGGATGCTGGCCCAGAATGAAGCCGGGCGCGTGATCAACACCTCGTCCATTGGCGGGTTATTGGGCGGCGGTACTTTCATGGGGCCCTACCAAGGCACCAAGCACTGCGTCACAGCCATATCCGAAACGCTCTACAGCGAATTGGCGCTGGAGAGTGCACCGATCACTGCCTCGGTTCTATGCCCCTACGAAGTGGCAACAGATATCTGGGACTCTGCTGCCCGTCTGCGCACAAAGGAACAACGTGATCAACTAGGCAGCGAAGAAGAGCAACAATTTCACAATACTGTTGCCGATAACGTAGCCAAGAGCACTACGCCAGACGAGTTTGCTGCCAAAGTGTTTGCCGGTATTGATGCAGACAAATTCTGGTTGCTGCCGCAACCCGATTTCAAGCCAATGTTTCAACTAAGAGTTGAAAGCATACTCAATGAAAGCAACCCATTATCGACTAGTGAAATCATGTCGATAATGAGCCGGGCAGCTTCATGA
- the mutY gene encoding A/G-specific adenine glycosylase, with protein MTSSSAATERLTFSERLLGWHARHGRHDLPWQQDISAYRVWVSEIMLQQTQVSTVIPYFLRFMDRFPDIGALADAAPDEVLHLWTGLGYYARARNLQSAARIIRDQHGSEFPRDAQTLETLPGIGRSTAGAICAIAYGAPTAILDGNVKRVLTRFFAIDGPTNQADTLKQLWRIAERLTPTEQSGAYTQAIMDLGATLCTRSRPACALCPLAADCAAKAEGNPGRYPTRKLRRALGERRCQMLVIRNSEGEILLEKRPASGIWGGLWSFPEIGENDDAVTACDRITGAPPASVRRGEPLRHTFSHFRLDATPVFLGAGAERHTVMEDARLIWYKPGNRALGLAAPVKRLIDTLDAASLEIN; from the coding sequence GTGACTTCTTCAAGCGCAGCAACTGAGCGCCTCACTTTCAGCGAGCGGCTGCTCGGGTGGCACGCCCGTCACGGCCGTCACGATCTGCCGTGGCAGCAGGATATCTCGGCCTATCGCGTCTGGGTTTCCGAGATCATGCTGCAGCAAACCCAGGTCAGCACCGTCATCCCGTACTTCCTGCGGTTCATGGACCGCTTTCCCGATATTGGCGCGCTGGCCGATGCCGCCCCCGACGAGGTACTGCACCTGTGGACCGGGCTCGGCTACTACGCCCGCGCCCGCAATCTGCAAAGCGCGGCACGCATCATCCGTGACCAGCATGGCAGCGAGTTTCCGCGCGATGCGCAGACGCTCGAAACACTTCCCGGCATTGGCCGCTCCACCGCCGGCGCGATCTGTGCAATTGCATACGGCGCGCCCACCGCGATCCTCGACGGCAATGTAAAGCGCGTGCTGACGCGCTTTTTCGCGATTGACGGCCCAACCAACCAGGCTGACACCCTGAAGCAACTGTGGCGCATCGCCGAGCGGCTGACACCGACGGAGCAAAGCGGCGCCTACACCCAGGCCATCATGGATCTGGGTGCCACGCTCTGCACCCGCAGCCGTCCCGCCTGCGCGCTGTGCCCGCTGGCCGCCGATTGCGCTGCAAAGGCCGAGGGCAATCCTGGCCGCTACCCCACGCGCAAGCTCAGACGCGCTCTCGGCGAACGGCGCTGCCAGATGCTGGTGATCCGCAACTCCGAGGGCGAGATCCTGCTGGAAAAGCGTCCCGCCTCCGGCATCTGGGGCGGATTGTGGAGCTTCCCCGAAATCGGCGAGAACGATGACGCGGTCACGGCCTGCGATCGCATCACCGGCGCGCCACCGGCGAGCGTGCGCAGGGGCGAACCGTTGCGCCACACTTTCAGCCATTTCCGCCTCGATGCGACCCCGGTGTTTCTCGGTGCAGGAGCCGAGCGGCACACCGTGATGGAAGATGCGCGCCTGATCTGGTACAAACCCGGCAACCGGGCGCTCGGCCTGGCCGCACCCGTCAAACGGTTGATCGACACGCTCGACGCCGCATCACTGGAGATCAACTGA